The following is a genomic window from Pseudomonas lurida.
TGGAAATCGTGCCCCAGGACACGCGCCTGGAGGTGGAAGGGCACTTGCCGGTGCACCTGGTGGACAAAGTCGGCACGCACCTGCCGGTCGATATCCTCTTCACCGCCTTCAACCAAAGCCGCACCCCCCGAGTGCCGGGGGAAGTCAGCCTGATTTCCGCCGACCAGATGCTCGATGAAAAGACCGGTGCGCCCTATTACGTGCTGCGCACCACTGTCAGCGACGCGGCACTGGAAAAACTCCATGGGCTGGTGATCAAGCCAGGCATGCCCGCCGAGATGTTCGTGCGCACCGGCGAGCGCTCGCTGCTCAACTACCTGTTCAAGCCGCTGCTCGACCGCGCCGGCTCCGCGCTGACCGAGGAATAGACATGAAGTACGTGTTTATCGCCTTGTTGTTGACCGGCACCACGGCCCAGGCCGCCATGGGCCCGTTCGATGTCTACGAGCAGGCCTTGCGTAACGATCCGGTATTCCTCGGTGCCATCAAGGAGCGCGACGCCGGCCTGGAAAACCGTGCCATCGGCCGCGCCGGCCTGCTGCCCAAGCTGTCCTACAACTACAACAAGGGCCGCAACAACTCCCAGGCCACGTTGCCGGACGGGCGCGGTGGCAATTATCACGACGACCGCAACTACAACAGCTACGGCTCCACCTTCAGCCTGCAACAGCCGCTGTTCGACTACGAGGCCTATGCCAACTACCGCAAGGGCGTGGCCCAGGCGCTATTTGCCGATGAAAGCTTTCGCGACAAGAGCCAGGCGCTGCTGGTGCGCGTGCTGACCTACTACACCCAGGCGCTGTTTGCCCAGGACCAGATCGATATCGCCCGTGCCAAGAAGCGGGCTTTCGAGCAGCAGTTCCAGCAAAACCGCCACCTGTTCCAGCAGGGCGAGGGCACTCGTACGGACATCCTGGAAGCCGAGTCACGTTACGAGCTGGCCACTGCTGAAGAGATCCAGGCGTTGGACGAGCAGGACGCGTCCTTGCGCGAACTCGGCGCGTTGATTGGCGTGCAGAGCGTCAACATCGATGACCTGGCGCCGCTGAACCAAGGCTTTGCCGCGTTCACCCTGACCCCAGCCAGCTATGACACCTGGCATGAACTGGCGATCAGCAACAACCCCACGCTGGCGTCCCAACGCCAGGCCCTGGAAGTGGCGCGTTATGAGGTGGAGCGCAACCGCGCCGGGCATTTGCCCAAGGTCACGGCGTATGCCAGCTCGCGCCAGCAGGAGTCCGACAGCGGCAACACCTACAACCAGCGCTATGACACCAACACCATTGGCGTCGAAGTCAGCCTGCCGCTGTACGCCGGTGGCGGTATCTCGGCGTCGACTCGCCAGGCCAGCCGCGCCATGGAGCAGGCCGAGTACGAGCTTGAGGGCAAGACCCGCGAAACCCTGATCGAACTGCGTCGGCAGTTCAGCGCCTGTCTGTCCGGGGTGAGCAAGTTGAGGGCGTATCAGAAGGCGCTGGTGTCGGCCGAGGCACTGGTGGTGTCGACCAAGCAAAGCATCCTCGGCGGCGAGCGGGTCAACCTCGATGCACTGAACGCCGAGCAGCAGCTCTACAGCACCCGTCGCGACCTGGCCCAGGCGCGGTACGACTACCTGATGGCCTGGACCAAGTTGCACTACTACGCCGGCAACCTGCGGGATACCGATTTGGCCAAGGTGGATGAGGCGTTTGGGCGTTGACGTTGGTTTTTGACAACAACAATAAGAGAGGCAATACCATGGGTGTTTTTGACTACAAGAACCTCGGCACCGAGGGCTCCAAAGCGTTGTTCGCCGATGCAATGGCGATCACGCTGTATACCTACCACAACCTGGATAACGGGTTTGCCGTGGGTTACCAGCACCATGGCCTGGGCGTCGGCTTACCGGCCACGCTGGTCGGCGCGCTGCTGGGCAGCACGGATTCCCAGGGAGTGATCCCGGGCATTCCCTGGAACCCGGATTCGGAAAAAGCCGCGTTGGACGCGGTGCAAAAGGCCGGTTGGACGCCGATCAGCGCGAGTGCCCTGGGCTACGGTGGCAAGGTCGATGCACGGGGTACGTTCTTCGGCGAGAAGGCGGGCTACACCACGGCCCAGGTCGAGGTGCTGGGCAAGTACGATGACGCCGGCAAGCTGCTGGAAATCGGCATCGGCTTTCGCGGCACCTCCGGGCCTCGGGAAACCCTGATCAGCGACTCCATCGGTGATGTGGTCAGCGATCTGCTCGCGGCGCTGGGGCCCAAGGACTACGCGAAGAACTACACCGGTGAAGCCTTTGGCGGCTTGCTCAAGAGTATCGCCGACTACGCCAGCGCCCACGGCTTGAGCGGCAAGGATGTGGTGGTCAGCGGGCACAGCCTGGGCGGCTTGGCCGTCAACAGCATGGCGGACTTGAGTGCTAACAAGTGGGGAGGCTTCTACACGGACGCCAACTATGTAGCCTACGCATCGCCGACCCAAAGTGCCGGCGACAAGGTGCTCAATGTCGGCTACGAGAACGACCCGGTGTTCCGTGCGCTGGACGGCTCGTCGTTCAACCTGCCGTCCTTGGGTGTGCATGACAAACCCCATGAATCGACCACCGACAACATCGTCAGCTTCAACGACCACTACGCCTCGACGTTGTGGAATGTGCTGCCGTTTTCCATCGTCAACCTGCCGACGTGGATATCGCACCTGCCCACCGGCTATGGCGATGGCATGACGCGCATTCTCGAGTCCGGGTTCTACGAGCAGATGACCCGTGACGCCACGGTGATCGTCGCCAACCTGTCCGACCCGGCGCGGGCCAACACGTGGGTGCAGGACCTCAACCGCAACGCCGAGCCGCACAAGGGCAATACCTTCATCATAGGCAGTGACGGCAATGACTTGATCCAAGGAGGGAAGGGCGCTGACTTTATCGAGGGTGGCAAGGGTAACGACACGATCCGCGATAACAGTGGGCATAACACCTTTTTGTTCAGCGGGCATTTTGGCCAGGACCGGGTGATTGGGTATCAGCCAACGGATAAGCTGGTGTTCAAAGGG
Proteins encoded in this region:
- a CDS encoding TolC family outer membrane protein, which gives rise to MKYVFIALLLTGTTAQAAMGPFDVYEQALRNDPVFLGAIKERDAGLENRAIGRAGLLPKLSYNYNKGRNNSQATLPDGRGGNYHDDRNYNSYGSTFSLQQPLFDYEAYANYRKGVAQALFADESFRDKSQALLVRVLTYYTQALFAQDQIDIARAKKRAFEQQFQQNRHLFQQGEGTRTDILEAESRYELATAEEIQALDEQDASLRELGALIGVQSVNIDDLAPLNQGFAAFTLTPASYDTWHELAISNNPTLASQRQALEVARYEVERNRAGHLPKVTAYASSRQQESDSGNTYNQRYDTNTIGVEVSLPLYAGGGISASTRQASRAMEQAEYELEGKTRETLIELRRQFSACLSGVSKLRAYQKALVSAEALVVSTKQSILGGERVNLDALNAEQQLYSTRRDLAQARYDYLMAWTKLHYYAGNLRDTDLAKVDEAFGR
- a CDS encoding polyurethane esterase, with the protein product MGVFDYKNLGTEGSKALFADAMAITLYTYHNLDNGFAVGYQHHGLGVGLPATLVGALLGSTDSQGVIPGIPWNPDSEKAALDAVQKAGWTPISASALGYGGKVDARGTFFGEKAGYTTAQVEVLGKYDDAGKLLEIGIGFRGTSGPRETLISDSIGDVVSDLLAALGPKDYAKNYTGEAFGGLLKSIADYASAHGLSGKDVVVSGHSLGGLAVNSMADLSANKWGGFYTDANYVAYASPTQSAGDKVLNVGYENDPVFRALDGSSFNLPSLGVHDKPHESTTDNIVSFNDHYASTLWNVLPFSIVNLPTWISHLPTGYGDGMTRILESGFYEQMTRDATVIVANLSDPARANTWVQDLNRNAEPHKGNTFIIGSDGNDLIQGGKGADFIEGGKGNDTIRDNSGHNTFLFSGHFGQDRVIGYQPTDKLVFKGVEGDVDYREHGGDTIISVGGDSVTLVGVSGGLGEVLIG